The following is a genomic window from Planctomycetia bacterium.
TGGGGCGCGGGTATGGACAGGGCGCGGCGGCTGCACGGGATGCGCAGGCGGAGATACTTAGACACGCGAGGATGATCCTGCCGAATTCCGTTGCCGAGATGGAACATATTATCGAGAAATTTCCCGGCCTACCGCGAGAGCGGTTTCGCGTGGTTATGAACGGGATCAACAGGCCCGAGACGCAACCGCAGGGCGCGGAGCGGAAGATGTTCGTCTGCGCCGGGGCCATCGGTCCGCGCAAGAACCAGCTCCATCTTGTCAAAGCGTTTCGCGAACTGCCGGGCGAGACGTTGCTGGTGATCGGGCAGCCATCGCAGGGCAGCGAGCGATATGCGGCGGCGATGCGAGGCGCGGCGGGCGGCAATGTGCGGTTTCGCGAGCGCGTCGATCATGCCGAGATGTCGGCCATCTGGCGCGGGGCGAAGGCCTGCGTGCAGCCTTCGTACATCGAGACGCCGGGGCTTTCGGCGATGGAGGCGCTGGCCGCGGGGACGCCGATCGTGGTGGCGGACGTGCCGCCGGTGCGGGAGTACTTCGGCGATCTGGCGCATTACTGCGAACCGGGCTCGCCGGGGAGCATCGCCGCGGCATGCCGTGCGGCGATGGCGGGACCTTGTCCTGATGGACGGGCATTCGCTGACCGATACGAATGGACGAAGGCACTGGCCCCGCTGGCCGATGCATACAATGAATTGACCCGTAGTTGAGTGAGAGCGAGCGATACGAACCATGTCTCACGACCACAAATACGCACTCGGCGTTGTCGGCAGCGGCCACATCGCGGGGATCATCGTGAACCGGCTGATTGCCAGCGGCTATCTGAGCGCCGAGCGCATCGCCATCTCTTACAGCAAGAAGCTCGATGCGCATCCGATCGCCGGGGTGAGCGTTTGCGATAATGCCGAGGTGGTGAAGGACTCGCGGCTGGTGATGATCGCGGTGACGCCGCAGCGCTTCGCCGAGGCGGCGCGCACGATCCTGCCGGCGGTGACAGCCGATCATGTCATCGTCAGCGTGATGGCGGGCGTCTCGACACGGCGCGTGGCGGAGGAACTGGGCGGCGGATTGGTGCGCGTCGTGCGGGCGATGCCAAATCTGCCGTTTGGCCTGGGCTGCGGCGTGACGGGGCTGTTTCGCGGTGAGCACGCGTCGGCGGACGACATGGAAGAGTCGCGGCATCTCTTTAACGCGGGCGGCGTGACCGTGGAGGTGGAGCGAGAGGAATTGATGGACGCGGTGACGGCGGTCGCGGGGTCGGGCCCGGCGTATTTTTATTATTTCGTGGAGATGATGATGGCGGGCGGGGTGGCTGCCGGGCTGCGGCCGGAGGATGCGCAGGTGCTGGCGGCGCATGCGTGCGTCGGCGCGGGCGGGATGCTGCTGGAGAAAGGCGCATCACCGTCGGAATTGCGCGCCGCGGTCACGAGCCCGGGCGGGACGACGCAGGCGGCGATGAAAAAACTGGAGGCGTCCGGCGTCGCGGAGCATGTGCGCGAGGCGGTGCTGGCGGCATTTCGGCGGGGCCGGGAGTTGGGGCAACTTCTCGCCAACAGCGGGAACAGCTAAAAGCGCAAATCGATCGGGCGCGGCTGAGGCCTCTCTAGCCGTGATGGAACGGGCACTTGCCCGACGGCTTGGCGGCCGGCGCGGCGGATTCGGCCGGACGGGCCGGGGCGGGGCCGACGCCTTCGTACAACTCACGGTGCAACTGCATGGTCAGGTCGAAGGCGCCGCAGGCCGCATGGATCAGGGCGGTGGACTCCTCGTGCGAGAAGGATGACGCGTTCATGTCGTCCTTGAATGCCTGCCAGTAGTCGCGCTGATTCTCACCGTATGGATCGAGGTAGGTCGTGCCGCGACCCTCGGGCAGGGTGTAGGCGCGACGGACGGCGCGGGAGATGAACTTGGCGCCGTTGTTGCTGCCCTCGAAAACATACTGCATGCCGAGAAGACCGACGGGGCAATGCTCGACGAGGCGGCTGATCGCGAAGAGAAACTTCTCGGTGGCCGGAAGGGGCTTGATCGAATCTTCCTTGCGCTCAAAGTAGGCGAGATCGTCGCGGAGATACGGCTCCTGGAACTGGTAGTCGCGGAGGACGCGGGCAAAGGCGGGATGCTTTGACTTGTTGTCGCGCAGGGCCGATTCCAGGGCGCGGTGGATCAGGAAGAGCTGGGCGATTGACTCGACGTAGCGATCGAGCGGCAGACGTCCCTTGACGAGCTCCTGATTGAAGGCTCCATCTTCGGTGGCGTCGTGCCGGGCCTGAGTCTCGGTCTTGAGTTTCAACATGATGGGTGTGTCAGTTTCCTGCGCGAGCATCGTTCTCGTCTCCTATTGAAAAACCCTGTGGGTAATCGATTGAATCAGTCGGCGAGGCGATTGGCCAGAATGGCGGGAATCGCGAGCCAGAGCAACCCCTTCAACAAAAAGAACATGAAACCAAAGAACCCCAGTTTCTTGAGCCAGGAAAAGGCGGGCTTGCGGGCGGGTGATGCTGGCGAATCCGTTGAGTCGCCCTTTTCGGCGGCGAACCGACCTGCTTCTGCGTGACCGGCGAGTTGATTCATCCTGAACGACTCCATATCTAGGCCTGATGGGTAGCGGGCAGTCAAGTTGTTTGAGCGGAACGCTCCGCCGGACTGTCGCCACGCGAACCCTACTTGAGACTGAGTCTCAAAATCGCATTGTATAAAGCTCCTCCCCTTCGTCAAGGCCTTCAAACCGGGCCTGCTGGTCTGCTTGGAACACCCCGGAGGACGGGTATGGCGAGTCACCGGACGATAGGCGCCATTAGACCGTGGTCTAACAGCAGAGCGTTTGTTATGTCGGGGAAACAACCAATCTGACTTGAAGTGAGGGAGCGTTTCAGCCTGGAATCGAGAACGGGGGTGAAATCGCGCTCAGGGCGCCTGGCTGCCCTTTTCCGGGTCGGCCTCGGGCTCCTTGTCGGACTTGGTATCCGTCGGAGGAGTGGCGGCGGGTTCGCCCGGCTTGTCTTTGGCGGGGGCAGCAGGCGTCTTTGCCGGGGCGGGCGACGGCGTGCCGGCCTTCTTGTCGTTCGTTTCCTTGATGTCGAACTGGCCGGCGAGCATCTTGTACCAGGCCTCGAGCTGGCGAATCTTCTCGGCGTCGGCGCTTTGGAGCTGCTTTTGATCGGGGAGGGTACGCAGACGCTGATCGAGCGTGGTGAACAGGTCGCCGATGGGCCGCTCGAGCTTCTTGCGGCGGCGCTCGATTTCCTGCTTGTCCCACTTGGGCTTGGCGGACAGCGTCTCGGCATCCAGCGCCGCAAACTCGCTTCGCTTCTGATCGCGGTAGCGAGTGGCCTGATCGCGGATGTCCTTGTAAATCTTGTCGCGCGCCGAGATGGCCTGCTTGTCGTCGAGCTGGTAGGTGTCGATGAACCGGTTGACGTAAGCCAGCCAGCTATCTTCGACCTGCCGCTGAATCACGGGCTGCTGGGGGTCGGAGACGCGGCCCTGCTGAGCGGGCGTCGCGCCGCCGCCGGAAAGGCCGGTCTGCTGGGCGTTCTGAGCCTGCTGGGCGTTGGCGAGCATGGGCGGTGCGTTGCCGGCCCGCCACGTGTCGAGCATGCGCGAGACCTGCTCGAAGTTGGCATGCATCGCGGCGAGATCGGCGTCGTGGGTCACCTTCTGCGTTTCGTCGAGGATCTCGCGCCATTCGGCGTTGCCCTCGAGAATCGCATTCTGTGCGGCGAGATAGATCGGCGCGGCCCGCTCGGCCCATTTCTGATAGGCCTGCGGGGAACCGAGTGACTTGCCCAATCTCAGGTCGATTGATTCGCGAAGCAGCTCGCGGATGTCCTTCTCATGAATGTCGAGGAACGCGCGAACCCGGCCGGTCAGGAGCAGACGGGTGTACTCGGATTGAGCGTCGTTGAGGTTGTATCGTCGCGAAATCTGGACGACGGCGTCGTCCATCATCTGTTCGGTGTTCCACAACTCGGGATTATTCGGGTGGGTCTGGGCGGTGACTTTCTGCTCACCGGCGGGCTGGGTCGCGGAGACCGGCGTGTCGGTAGACATCTGCGGCGCCGGTTCCTGTGCCGACGTGACGGCGGTCGTCAGCGCGAGGGCGATTGCGGCCAGAAAAGTCGATCTGACAAAGGCCCGAACTCGATTCGTGGAGTGGATTGAATGGATCGCACACATGAGCATCTATTGTACCTGTAGTTGGTTATGGCTGCCACGCGAGGCGTTATACAGTATTCCTACCGATTGTATGTCGGACGGCGGGCCCGGTTGCAAGAACAGGAATTGCGGTGCCGTAGTCCGTAAAAGGTGAATCCGGCCGTCTGGACGCTGGAAACGCCGGTCACGAGGTGGCCGAAGTGGTCCGAAGCCCCCTGGGAAGCGGGCTCGGCCGGGAAACCTGTCGTGCGAAATCGTCCTCGAGGTCGACTCACGAGGGTCGTTCGGGGTCGTCACGGGGATGCATACCTTGCGATGATTGAACAGCGGGACCGCGAAGCAAAGGAACCTCCGGGATAACGAGCTGAATCGACGATGGGTCGACTTTCTAACGGGCGAATTGGGCGCGTGTCTGTCTCGATGCGTCGGCGGTCGACGGCAATTCTGCGGCATCCGCCCCGGTTGGGCAGGCGGCGCGAGCGAGCGCCACAGGCGCGACGGTTTGGAGCGCCGAAGGGCGAAAAGTTTTGACCGCAGTTGGATATGGGAATAAAACATGTACATTCAGCCGCGTGCATTCTGAGGGGGTGGGCTGCGCGCGGCGACAAGTAACCCAATCCGGCGATTCCGGGAGTTAATAATTTCCTGATGTATGCTTTGTCCAACTTCGCAGCCTGCCTGTTCATCTCGGTGGGCGCATTATTGCCGAGCGGCGCGCAGCCGACGGAGGCACCGCCCGCGACGGTGACTCCGTCGACTGCGCCGGCGGTCAGCGCGGAGCTGGACCAGAGCTTCAACCTTCTCACCGCGAACAACACGCCGGACGCTCGCAAGCTGGGCGCTCGGCTGCTATTGGAGTCGGGGGATGAGGCGGCGATCACCAAGCTGGTCGGCGTGCTCTCGGCCAATCCGCCGGATCTGGCGGCACAGTTGGCCGTCTGCGCGGCGATTGCGGAAGTCGAGAAGCCCTCACCTCAGATTGTGGAGCCGCTGATCTCGCTGCTTGGAAACCCGAGGCCCGACACACTCGAGGGGGTGACGCGGGCGATTCGAAAGTTCGACAGCCGCATCGTGGTGGCCAAGCTTCGACCGATTGCGATTGAGCCCGCCAACCCGCGCCCCAAGCGCATCGGCGCGATACGAGCGTTGGGCGCGCTGGGCGAAGATGTCCAGGCGCTGGGCGTGCTGGCTGCGCTATTGGAGGACCCGAACCCTGCCGTTCGCCACGCCGCCCTGATGGCTTTCGGCGAGGCAACCGGCGTAAGCGCGACGGATGCGGCGGAGGCACTGGCATGGTGGCGACGGACGTCTTCGAAGACGGGCGAGGGCTGGTATCGGGCGATCATCGAGTCGCGAGCGCAGCAGGTCTCGCGGTTGATCCGCGAAAGAACTGATCTGGTACGTCGACTGGTCAGCGCATACCGCGACGCTTACCTCGCGACGTCGGAGGCCGATCGCCCGCGACTGATTCAGAGTCTTCTGGGCGACGAACTGGCATCGGTTCGCATATTGGGCCTGGACCTGATCAACGATCTTATCACGGATCGAAAGGAAGTCTCTCCGGAAGCGCGGGCGCGCATCGCCGAACTGACGATTGACGCCGACGCGCGCCTTCGATTGAAGGCGACGCGGATCGTCGGGGATCTGCGACTTTCCTCGGCGAGCACGCAGTTGATCGAGGCGATGCAGCGCGAGATCGACGATGAGGTCCGCGCCGCACAGGCGACGGCGCTGGGCCGTCTGGACGATCTGGCGGCGCAGGCGCCACTCATGGATCGGCTCGATGACGACTCTCCGGTCGTTGTGGGCGAGGCGGCTGGGGCCCTGGGCGTGCTGCTGCGGCGCGGCGGTAACCGGGACCCGCTGACCACGCAGGCGGCCATCGACAAGTTGCAGGCCCGCTACGGGAAACTGGGACCGCAGGACGACGAGCTGCGCGAGCGATTCATCCAGGCGATGGCGAACATCGGCGCGGCCTCGTTCCGGAAGGTGCTGGAATCGGAAATCGCCGACAATCGTTCCGTTCGCGTGCGCAGCGCCGCCATTTCCAGTTTGGCTACCTGCGAGGATGCCGGCGCGGCCGATGCGATCCGTCCGCTGACGCAGTCATCGTCGCCCGACATCCGCATGGCGGCGGTCTCGGCGCTGGGGATATGCGGCTCGGACGAGCGGGACCTGGAGGCGCTTCGCGGCAGGCTGGACAACGATCGCGAATCGGATGCGGCGATCCGCATGGAGGCTTGGGAGAGCTATCTGCTGATCGCGCGAAGGCTCCCGGCCGAGACGCAGATTCGCATTTCCGACCGGATGGATCTTCCCGATGACCCTTCGTCCCAGCGACACCGGCTCGATCTGCTCAAGGCGCTTCGCACGGACGAGGCCCAGTTCGAGGCGCTGGCTCAGAATCTGAAGATCGACGTCCTCGAGCGCATGGCGGACGCGCAGGTCGAGCTCAAGGAGTTCACCTCCGCCTCGGCCAGTCTCGAACAGGCGATGAGACTGCTCGGCGGCAAGCAGAAGGATCGCTTCGCCGCTTTGGCGCTGCGATCTTTGTCGGCGCTCTTCCAGGGCCGCGAGGATGCGGCGGCGGTCGCCCGACTCGGAGAGCTTTTCGACGGGCAACAGATCAACGGCGAACTGGAAGACACGCGCGGAGCCGCCGATGCGATCATCGCCGAGTTGAAGGCACGGCTGACGTCGGCGTCGGACGGCGCTTCCTACGAGGCGGCGCTCGGTTTGATCAACCTGCTCGGCGGATTCGCCCATAAGGCGGGCGACACATTTGCGCGCGAGCTTCAGAGTATTCGCGACGCGCTTTGGGCGAAGCGCGATCGCAGCGTTGATGAACTTCTGGCGGTCATCGCCCGTGATCCCGAGGCCGAGGCCAAGCTGTTTCACCTGGGCAAACAAGCCGTGCTGCCGCGGATTTACGATCGCCTTGTCAGTGCGAATCCGGACGACGAGGCGGCGACCGACGTGGAAGTTCGCCTGGTTCAACTGGCGAAGCGCTTTGTGCCCTCATGGCCCGGCGTTGAGAACGGCGGCACCGCGAGCGATCGCGCGCAGGCCCTTAATCGCCTGAAAGAAGCGATCGAGAGTCAGAACGCGACCCCGCGACCGATTGAGAACCCGTCGTAATGAGTTGATTTTCGATTGAATTCTCGACGCGATGTTAACGCTTCGCGGGTATCAAGGTCCGAAACGAAAAATCGCTCGAAAGAAATTGCATTCCACTTGTTCGTGTGCTATCTATCTATTGACGAGCGCTTCGAGCGATGTAAGCGCTAAGTGGACTTGGCCGGGGGTCGAGTTCGCAACCCGACTGACGAGCGCCCATGTGCGCAGTCGCGGCAAGCTCCGCGGCAAAAAAACGGTAGGGTTTCCGCCGATTCGCTCGAGGTGCTGTTTTTTTCCCCACCTAAGCAGATTCTCGCCTTGACATTCCTCTTTAGGTCTTCCTGCCGAGTTGATTCCACGTCGCAAAGAAATCGGGAAAGGTCTTCGAGACGCACCCGGGGTCTTCGATCACCACGCCATCGACGCGCAATCCCGCCAGCGCGAAGCTCATCGCCATGCGATGATCGTCGTAGGTCCTTACTTGCGCGGCAACGGGCGACCGTACGGGTCGAATGACGATGCTATCGTCCGTCACTTCGGTCTCGACACTGAGGCGGCCAAGCTCGGCGGAGAGGGCGAACAGGCGATCGGTCTCTTTGACGCGCAGGTTTGAGACGTTGCGAATGCAGGTCGGGCCGTCGGCGAAGGCGGCGATGACGGCCAGGGTCTGGGCCACGTCCGGCATCTCGTTGAGGTCCACGTCCACACCGCGCAGCCGGCGGTCGGCGGGGCCGGTGACGGTGGTGCTGCGCGGCGAGGCGTCGACGCGGCAACCCATCTGTTCGAGTATCTTCACGAAACCGATGTCGCCCTGGGTGCTGTCCGAACCGAGCCCCTCGACGGTGACTCTTCCACCGGTCAGCGCGGCAGCGCCGAAAAAGTACGACGCGGCGGAGGCGTCGGGCTCCACGCTGTAGCTCGTCGCCTGGTAGGACTGCGGCGCGGGGACGATGAAGCGCTGCAGGCCATCGGCGATCACTTCGACGCCGAAGGCCTCCATCACCGAGAGCGTCATGCTGACATAGGGGCGACTGGGTAGGCCGCGCGAGACGTCGATCATGACGTCGCCGGATGCGAGCGGCGCGGCCATGAGCAGGGCCGAGACGAACTGACTCGACACCGGCTTATCGAAGACAACCGAGCCTGCGCGCAGGCGACCGGCGTGAACGGTCAGCGGACAATAGCCCTCGGCGCCGGCGTATGCGATCTGTGCGCCGAGGTCGCGCAGGGCATTGACCAACTGGCCGATGGGACGCTCGCGCATGCGCGGATCGCCGTCGAGCTCGTACTCGCCCTGGCCGGCGCTGCATGCGGCGAGGAGGAAACGCATGACGGTGCCGGCGTTGCCGCAATGAAGCTTGACCTGGCCGTCGGGAAAGAAACCGCCGCTGCTGTCGACGCGAACGCGGCAGGAGATGTCATCGACGTGGAGCCCTACGCCGAGGCTCTCGAGCGCGTCGAGCATGCGTCGCGTGTCGTCGGAGAAGAGGACGCCGGACAACTGCGACGTGCCGCGCGCCAACGCCGAGACGAGCAGTGCCCGATTGGTCAGGCTCTTGCTGCCGGGGAGGTGTACGGTGCAGTCGATCGGCCCGGGAGGCGGGCTGAGGGTGATGGCGTCGGGGCGGTTCATCGCCCCATGCTACCGGACGATCCACGGTAGGGCACGGAGTGGACTTCGCTCGTGGAGACTTGAGCGGGGTCAAAGTCGTCGAGCTTAACCCGAGTCACGTTTGTCGCGGAAGTAGATGCTTGATGATTCGACGGAAATCACCCGCCGCCGCCGTCTCCCGGCGTCGGATCGAGACCGCCGTCGGGCGATCCGCCGCTGCAAGAACCCCCGGCAGCAACGCTACCATTGGCAATAACCGTTTGTTGTTGGCCATCGTTCGTGACGACGCATTGACCATTGTCATTACATGCGCGAGTGATGCGTTGCTTGTAACACGGAAAGACGCCACAGCTACTTAGCCCGCTGACTTGATTACCCTTGCAATTCAAGATTTGACCAAAAACAATCTCGTCAGTATTGCACGTCACAGGCGACGGACCACTCGTACACGTACCGTGGCTCAGGACCAAGTTTGTTCCACACGGTGGCCCGCTTTCTGTAACATTGCATGTATTATGTTGGTTTGGCGGTCCGGGTGGTGGAAACCCCATCACTAACGAAGTGAGCTCAAAGAGGGCCGGCGGAAAAGCAAACAAGAAGAACCCAGAAAGAATAACAATACGTATTACATTCGATTTCATCGGTGATCCCCGTTAATAAGTCGAACTAAAGACATAGTGACCCAAATAGAGAGCGACTGCGAGACGCGGAAAACGCTGAGTCCACTTACGGCAATGGGGAAAATGCTTTTGTACCTTCTCGCGTATATTCAATTCTCGCCTGCAAAGCATGAGTTGCTGTCGAGGTTTCCTCGACATGTGGGATATTGACGCGTTCGCGCAAATCGGATTCGTCTGAGATTATCTCAGCCTGAATACCCTTGTACAAAATCGTCTCTCCGCCGTTTGTCGATTCCTCCGACCGGTAGTGAATCCATCCCGGTACAAGCATATCTCCGATCGGCTGATAATCGCCGAGCGAGAAAAACAGAGTAGCATGGGGCGTGCGCTTTACGATTGACGAAACGACCCAGTTGCGTCCAAACCGATCAAATGCCACATCAAGCAAGCGATCATCGCGATGAACCACCGACGAAGCGCCACTCGTCGATGGAGTGACATTCGAAAACTTGGAGTCATCTGGGGCCGCGCGAAGGCTCTCGGTATCAAGAATATTCCGCAACTCCTGCCGAGCTTGCTGAACATACCCCTCTGCAATACGCAGGTAGGGGCCATACTCTCGCTCAGGCATATTGCCTTTTACTTCCTTATTCACGACAGTGAGGGTTCCCAATGAAGCGGTCCAAAAAGCTCCGGGTGTCTCCCCGAACATGCGTGTGTAGCCCACGACCTCACCTTGGAGCCATGTGACCTCACCCCTGAGGAATCGTCCGCCGTCCTCCGCGACGATTCGCCAACTCTGCACGACATCCACCTGGTCGCGTCCGCTTTCGGGCTTGGCAGGCAAATGCATCTCCAGTTCGAATCGCACCTCGCCGTTAAACGACGGCAGGGGATCGACCTCCAGCGCCGACCTTATTTCCGCAGCGAGTCGCCCATTGCTGTCTTCTTCAGATGGACCACCGGCGACGTGCTTTGCTTGACTGAGGGCCTGACTCTCACTCGCACAGGCAAGCAGGAAAAGCCCGGGCGCATAAGCCGCGCAGACCGCAGAACACCAAGCCGCGATTCGGACCTTAGCCATAAATGTCCTCCTATCAGGAATTGTGACCCAAATGAACCGCTCCGACCCAGAACAACGAGACCACCGGCTCGTCCTATATCATACCCCCCCCCCCTCGGCATGGTGTCAACAATAATCACGCCCTTTTATCTTCAGCCGCATGCCCAGCAGGGAAAAATCATGCTCAACACAAGATTTCTCAAACAGACAAACCGTTGAACGATGTCAGAACTGTGCCGGCACTCCTTCTGGGTTGATCGACCCCGGTCGGCGGATAGGATGTTAGAAGGGCTGTTGCGGCCCCGCCGATCCACCCTGCCGGTAGGCTTTCGAAATCTGAATCGCCATGACTGACAAGGCCATGCAAACCGAGGTGCCCGCCCAGCGCGAACCGTCCGCGGACCGGATGCTGCGCATTTTGGCGATCGTCGCGCTGATTCTGTGCGTGGTCGGCGGGGTGCTTCGACTAATCGCCAATTGGCGAGACCCGACGGAGGGATTGTCGATCGGCCTGAGCATGCTCGGGTTATACACGGCGCTGGGCGTCGCCATCTTCGGCATGCTCATGGGGCTCTCGGTCCTGGTTCGCTATTCGAGCCACCTGGAAGCGGCGCTGATCCGCATGGAGAAGTATCAATACGAAGTGGGCGCGGCGGCCGGCGCGAAGCAAGCAGATGCATTGGACGTCCCGGTCGGCGAGGGCACGCTTTCCATGTTCGACCCGACGACGGGTACGACGGACGCGCCCGCAGCGAGCCCCCCGCCGTGGCAGGAACTGGTGTCGCTGCTGCAGCAGATGCGGGACAACTCGCTGCTGACCGACGAGGAGCGGGTCATCAAGCGCGAGCAATCCGAAAACGCCGAATTCGAGCAGGCCACGGAGCTGCTCAAGAGCCTGACGCGCGAGGGCGACTTCGTCCGCGCCCGGCAGGTAGTGGAGACTTTCAAGGCCCGCTATCCGGCTTCGCAGCGCGCCGATCAGCTCATTCGGGAGACCGAGGTTCATCGGGAGCGATACGAGTCGCAGGATGTGAAGACGATCACGCGGCAGGTCGAGGACCTGATGAGCATTTCGGCCTGGCCGCGGGCCCGGCAGGTCGTGCAGCAACTGGTGGAGCGGCATCGCGACTCGGCGGAGGCGCGGCAATTGCTGCTGCGCGTCGAGAAGGATCACGCGACGTTTCAGGCCGAGCAGCGGCGGCGGATGTACGCCGAAGTGCAGCGATTCGTGACCAACCGGCAGTGGGAAGAGGCGGTGGTGGCGGCGAAGACATTCGTGGAGCGATTCCCCGGATGCTCGGAGTCCGAAGCGCTGCTGATGCAGATCCCCACGCTGACGAGCAACGCCGAAATCGAGGTGCGCCAGGAACTCGAGGCGAGAATCATGGACTACGCGCGGCACGGTCGATATATAGAGGCCGTCGAGCTCGGCCGGCGACTCATGGAGAAGTTTCCGGGATCGCCTCAGGCCGAGGCGCTTCGCGTTCAACTGCCGAGGCTCGAAGAGCTGGCGAACAACCCCGATGCGCGGCCGGCGCGAATCAGGGTGGAATGACCACGGCCGGCGACATGGCCGGTCATGAACTCACTTTCCACGAACCATCAACCACCAGCCGCCCCGGCTCCTGCAACCTCCGTGCGCGTGGCGCCGGGCGGGCACTGGGTCAGGCACATCGCATGCGTCAGCACGACGCGCGCCGACTCGGGGATTTACGCGCCGCTGCTGGCCGCGCTTTCGCGAGCCGGGGATTTTGAAATCTCCATGCTCGCGGGCGGGACTCATCACAGCGAGACATTCGGGCAAACGGCCCGGCTGATGACTGAAATGCCGCGTCTTACCATCGAGCCGGTCGAGCACTTCGTCGAGGGCGACAAGCCGGCGCAGGTCTGCGAGACGGCGGGCCGAGCGATCACGGCGTTTTCTGGGGCATTGTCTCGGCAACCCGTCGACCTGGTCTTTGCACTCGGAGATCGCACGGAAATGCTTGCCGCGTGTCTGGCGGCGACGATTCACCGGGCACCCATCGCCCACCTTCACGGCGGCGACGTGACACAGGGGGCTTACGACGATTCATGCCGCCATGCGATCGCCAAACTTTCGCATGTTCACTTTCCCGCGCTACAGGCACACGCGAATCGCATCCGGCAAATGGGCGAGGAGTCGTGGCGCATTCATACGGTGGGCTCACTCGCCCTCGATGAATTGGCCGGCTTCACACCGCAGCCGATTGAGTCGCTGAGCCGCGAGGTCGGGCTGGACTTCAGCGCCCCCACCGCCGTCGTCGTCTTTCACCCGGAGACGCTTTGCGAAATGCCGCCGGATCGGCAGATCCGTGAGCTGCTGGACGCGCTGAGTCGACTCTCGATGAATCTGCTGTTTGTCGGGCCGAATGCCGACGTGGGGCGAGATGCCGTCGATGCGGCGATTCGCGGATTCGTTTCATCGAGGTCCAACGCGGTCATCGCGCATTCGCTTGGCCAATCGCAGTTCTGGAGCTGCATGGCGCATGCGCGCGTGCAGGTGGGGAACTCCAGCTCGGGAATCATCGAGGCGGCGTCGCTGCGGCTGCCCGTCGTGAATGTCGGCGATCGGCAGACCGGGCGCCTTGCTCCGCCGAACGTGGTGCATACGCCGATTGAGGCGGAAGCGATTCATCGCGCCCTATCGCAGGCCACGAGCCCCGGCTTTGTAAAATCGCTTGCCAATCTGAAGAATCCGTACGGTGATGGGAATGCCGCCGAGCGCATTATCGCCGCTGTCAGGGGACTACCGCCTCGCCAGCAACTCTTAACCAAGAAATGGGCCGACAACGCGGACTCGCGCTGAACCTAAGAATCAGACGCCCGCGGCTGCGCCGAGCGCGTCGACCACCTTGGGTGCGGCGGCCGGCTCTTTGCGCGCGTGGGTCGCCGTGAAGACGGCCACGGACTTGCCCGTCTCGGCCTCGGTCTCCAGGACGGCTGCACGCAAGGCCGCAGAGGCACGATCGTCGTTACGCATGAGGACGACCAACTCGCCGCCGTTTCCGCCGCCGGTGACCTTTGCGCCGTAGAGGCCTTCGGGGGCGCCGCGGCGTCGAATCGCGCCGACGAGCTTGTCAGCCTCGACGCCGCCGATTCCGCAGCGCTGACTGTGGCTCCAATGGCTCGCGTACATCAACTCGCCGGCATGGACGAGGGCCTCGACCGCGCCCAGTCTGCGGGCCCGGGCGATGTTCGTGGCGAAGTCGTGAACGCGGCGGTTCTCGTAGATGTGGTGCTCAGCGCGGGAGCGCACTTTGAAGACGCTCTTGCCGTCGGCCTGACCGTTCAGGCCGCGTATGTCGCCGAAGCGGC
Proteins encoded in this region:
- the aroA gene encoding 3-phosphoshikimate 1-carboxyvinyltransferase: MNRPDAITLSPPPGPIDCTVHLPGSKSLTNRALLVSALARGTSQLSGVLFSDDTRRMLDALESLGVGLHVDDISCRVRVDSSGGFFPDGQVKLHCGNAGTVMRFLLAACSAGQGEYELDGDPRMRERPIGQLVNALRDLGAQIAYAGAEGYCPLTVHAGRLRAGSVVFDKPVSSQFVSALLMAAPLASGDVMIDVSRGLPSRPYVSMTLSVMEAFGVEVIADGLQRFIVPAPQSYQATSYSVEPDASAASYFFGAAALTGGRVTVEGLGSDSTQGDIGFVKILEQMGCRVDASPRSTTVTGPADRRLRGVDVDLNEMPDVAQTLAVIAAFADGPTCIRNVSNLRVKETDRLFALSAELGRLSVETEVTDDSIVIRPVRSPVAAQVRTYDDHRMAMSFALAGLRVDGVVIEDPGCVSKTFPDFFATWNQLGRKT
- the neuC gene encoding UDP-N-acetylglucosamine 2-epimerase (hydrolyzing); translated protein: MNSLSTNHQPPAAPAPATSVRVAPGGHWVRHIACVSTTRADSGIYAPLLAALSRAGDFEISMLAGGTHHSETFGQTARLMTEMPRLTIEPVEHFVEGDKPAQVCETAGRAITAFSGALSRQPVDLVFALGDRTEMLAACLAATIHRAPIAHLHGGDVTQGAYDDSCRHAIAKLSHVHFPALQAHANRIRQMGEESWRIHTVGSLALDELAGFTPQPIESLSREVGLDFSAPTAVVVFHPETLCEMPPDRQIRELLDALSRLSMNLLFVGPNADVGRDAVDAAIRGFVSSRSNAVIAHSLGQSQFWSCMAHARVQVGNSSSGIIEAASLRLPVVNVGDRQTGRLAPPNVVHTPIEAEAIHRALSQATSPGFVKSLANLKNPYGDGNAAERIIAAVRGLPPRQQLLTKKWADNADSR